The Kitasatospora sp. NBC_00374 genome has a segment encoding these proteins:
- a CDS encoding LuxR C-terminal-related transcriptional regulator, translating to MDPRNVLRRWPLVGREAQLSEFEEVLRDPRRAGFLVFGPAGVGKSRLAEECADLAAAAGHRVGRALATAAAASVPLGAIAHLLPAGADLSDPVAGFAEVARLLSARPAGTPRRRTVLLVDDVHLLDATSAMLLRQLMDAGVVLLLGSVRSGEADGEAVAALGHGDAVHQLDLAAFGLPQVETLLEQVLQGAVGHNTAGQLFTASGGNPLYLRELVVGAVTSGALTSDGEIWALGAERLPGTRRLTDLIRARLAVAPPAGRCVLDALALCEPLSLARLTMEAGEDTLDRLEQSGLVVVAQERRRTAVRLAHPLYGEVLRADMTALRRRETLLRHVALTEKSGARRREDALHLATHQLAATGTADPALLVHAAVLAAHAREYPRALGLLRAVPREQHGFAIRLLLGRTLYEAGDFREAEEELAAADALAADEQELLTAVLIRTQNLVWGLGAPYAQVLTVIDAARDRVRSPLGIRALAVNEASTAFAVGEFAHSLALYPDLEPDVAQAPDARLWLMAATARSAALAFLGRGEEAVDWARRVLRAHPATDADTDAYAVATHEAAHLSVLALALTECGRLAEARAVGERAYAGLADAGVYTERRLLAFHLGRGAWLAGHPARARRWFAEVARASRPHTAVALPMALAGIAGCAALQGDLDAAEAALAERDRLPGATVMPEEQLGEAWLYVARGELTRARALLAQAAEEARERGQVSFEAVLLTDLARLGQAREVADRLAEIAAGCNGPFARARAELAGALAAQDPDRLLAVAADLETIGADLPAAEAAKAAAVLFRESGRARRATATAVRAEELAARCEGARTPALLVGEEAVRLTGREQEIALLASRGMLSKDIAARLTISVRTVDNHLQRIYAKLGVTTRRELAGRFG from the coding sequence ATGGATCCGAGGAACGTGCTGCGGCGATGGCCGCTGGTGGGGCGAGAGGCCCAGCTGTCGGAGTTCGAGGAGGTCCTGCGCGACCCGCGCAGGGCCGGGTTCCTGGTCTTCGGGCCGGCGGGCGTCGGCAAGTCCCGGCTGGCGGAGGAGTGCGCCGACCTGGCGGCCGCGGCCGGTCACCGCGTCGGACGGGCCCTGGCCACCGCGGCGGCGGCCTCGGTGCCGCTGGGCGCCATCGCCCACCTGCTCCCCGCCGGGGCCGACCTCTCGGACCCGGTCGCGGGATTCGCCGAGGTGGCCCGGCTGCTGTCCGCGCGCCCGGCGGGCACCCCGCGGCGCCGGACCGTCCTGCTGGTCGACGACGTCCACCTGCTCGACGCCACCTCGGCCATGCTGCTGCGTCAGCTGATGGACGCCGGGGTGGTCCTGCTGCTCGGATCCGTCCGCTCGGGGGAGGCCGACGGCGAGGCCGTCGCCGCCCTCGGACACGGTGACGCCGTCCACCAGCTGGACCTGGCAGCCTTCGGCCTCCCGCAGGTCGAGACCCTGCTGGAGCAGGTGCTGCAGGGCGCCGTCGGGCACAACACGGCCGGCCAGCTGTTCACCGCCAGCGGCGGGAACCCGCTCTACCTACGGGAGTTGGTGGTCGGAGCGGTCACCTCGGGAGCCCTCACCAGCGACGGTGAGATCTGGGCGCTCGGCGCGGAGCGGCTGCCCGGCACCCGCCGGCTCACCGACCTGATCCGGGCCCGCCTCGCGGTCGCCCCGCCCGCGGGCCGGTGCGTCCTCGACGCCCTCGCCCTGTGCGAGCCGCTCTCCCTGGCCCGGCTCACCATGGAAGCCGGCGAGGACACCCTCGACCGGCTGGAACAGTCCGGGCTCGTCGTCGTCGCCCAGGAACGGCGCCGCACCGCCGTACGGCTCGCCCACCCCCTCTACGGCGAGGTGCTGCGCGCCGACATGACCGCGCTGCGCCGTCGCGAGACCCTCCTGCGGCACGTCGCCCTGACGGAGAAGAGCGGCGCCCGCCGCCGCGAGGACGCGCTCCACCTGGCCACCCATCAGCTGGCGGCCACCGGCACCGCGGACCCCGCGCTGCTCGTGCACGCCGCCGTGCTGGCCGCGCACGCCCGGGAGTACCCGCGCGCGCTGGGCCTGCTGCGGGCCGTGCCGAGGGAGCAGCACGGCTTCGCGATCCGGCTGCTGCTCGGGCGGACCCTGTACGAGGCGGGGGACTTCCGGGAGGCGGAGGAGGAGCTGGCCGCCGCCGACGCGCTCGCCGCCGACGAGCAGGAACTGCTGACCGCCGTCCTGATCCGCACCCAGAACCTCGTCTGGGGCCTCGGAGCCCCGTACGCGCAGGTCCTGACGGTCATCGATGCCGCCCGCGACCGCGTCCGCAGCCCCCTCGGCATCCGCGCCCTGGCGGTCAACGAGGCGAGCACGGCCTTCGCGGTGGGGGAGTTCGCGCACAGCCTCGCCCTGTACCCCGACCTCGAACCCGACGTGGCGCAGGCACCGGACGCCCGGCTGTGGCTGATGGCGGCGACGGCCAGGTCCGCGGCGCTCGCGTTCCTGGGCCGCGGCGAGGAGGCCGTGGACTGGGCCCGGCGCGTCCTCCGCGCCCACCCGGCCACCGACGCCGACACCGACGCGTACGCCGTGGCCACGCACGAGGCGGCACACCTGTCCGTCCTGGCGCTCGCGCTGACCGAGTGCGGCCGGCTGGCCGAGGCCCGCGCGGTGGGCGAGCGGGCCTACGCGGGCCTCGCGGACGCCGGCGTGTACACCGAACGGCGGCTGCTGGCCTTCCACCTGGGCCGCGGCGCCTGGCTGGCCGGGCATCCGGCACGGGCCCGCCGCTGGTTCGCGGAGGTCGCCCGGGCGTCGCGCCCGCACACCGCGGTCGCCCTGCCGATGGCGCTGGCGGGCATCGCCGGCTGCGCCGCACTGCAGGGCGACCTCGACGCGGCCGAGGCGGCGCTGGCCGAACGCGACCGGCTGCCGGGCGCGACGGTCATGCCCGAGGAACAGCTGGGCGAGGCCTGGCTGTACGTTGCCCGGGGCGAGCTGACCCGCGCCCGCGCCCTGCTCGCGCAGGCGGCCGAGGAGGCCCGCGAGCGCGGACAGGTCTCCTTCGAGGCCGTCCTGCTGACCGACCTGGCCCGGCTCGGGCAGGCGCGCGAGGTCGCCGACCGGCTGGCGGAGATCGCGGCCGGCTGCAACGGGCCGTTCGCCCGGGCACGTGCCGAACTGGCCGGCGCGCTGGCCGCGCAGGACCCGGACCGGCTGCTCGCCGTCGCGGCGGACCTGGAGACCATCGGCGCCGACCTGCCGGCGGCCGAGGCCGCCAAGGCCGCCGCCGTCCTGTTCCGGGAGAGCGGCCGGGCCCGCCGGGCCACGGCCACGGCGGTCCGCGCCGAGGAGCTCGCGGCGCGCTGCGAAGGCGCCA
- a CDS encoding cytochrome bc complex cytochrome b subunit produces MRADRQSSRPAAPASTREQPANRAEALADWTDGRLGIYGLAKANLRKVFPDHWSFMLGEIALYTFVIILLTGVWLTFFFKPSMGEVVYEGAYGPLNGVRMSDAYASTVNISFDIRGGLLIRQIHHWAAIVFVASMLVHMMRVFFTGAFRKPRELNWIFGALLLILGMFDGFMGYSLPDDLLSGTGIRFMEGAVLSVPVVGTYLQMFIFGGQFPGTVIIPRLFTVHILLIPGIMVGLLTAHLILVFYHKHTQFAGAGRTQKNVVGMPLMPIYMAKAGGFFFLVFGIVAAMSAIATVNPIWAYGPYRPDQVSTDAQPDWYMGYSEGLVRVMPGWEISVWGGHTLNLGVFVPLMVFPLVLIAIWTYPFFEAWITGDKREHHIADRPRNAPVRTAFGAAWISEYLVLLIGGGNDLVATHFHLSLNSITYAVRVGFFVVPVIVFFVAKRWCLGLQRRDKEKVLHGRESGVIKRLPHGEFIEVHAPLPQAQMHRLTAHDQPAPAPAPEPTGPKGKPNRLAWVRHRLSVGYFGSDGQIAKPTEEEARKIGSGHH; encoded by the coding sequence ATGCGGGCTGACCGGCAGTCGTCCCGTCCCGCGGCCCCGGCGTCGACACGGGAGCAGCCGGCCAACCGGGCCGAAGCGCTCGCGGACTGGACGGACGGGCGCCTGGGCATCTACGGGCTGGCCAAGGCGAACCTGCGCAAGGTCTTTCCCGACCACTGGTCGTTCATGCTCGGCGAGATCGCGCTCTACACCTTCGTCATCATCCTGCTGACGGGCGTGTGGCTGACGTTCTTCTTCAAGCCCAGCATGGGCGAGGTGGTCTACGAGGGTGCCTACGGGCCGCTGAACGGCGTCCGGATGTCGGACGCCTACGCCTCCACCGTGAACATCAGCTTCGACATCCGCGGCGGGCTGCTGATCCGGCAGATCCACCACTGGGCGGCGATCGTCTTCGTGGCGTCGATGCTCGTCCACATGATGCGGGTGTTCTTCACGGGCGCCTTCCGCAAGCCGCGCGAGCTGAACTGGATCTTCGGCGCGCTGCTGCTGATCCTCGGCATGTTCGACGGGTTCATGGGCTACTCGCTGCCCGACGACCTGCTGTCGGGCACCGGAATCCGGTTCATGGAGGGCGCGGTGCTGTCCGTGCCGGTCGTCGGCACGTACCTGCAGATGTTCATCTTCGGCGGCCAGTTCCCCGGCACGGTGATCATCCCGCGGCTGTTCACCGTCCACATCCTGCTGATCCCGGGCATCATGGTCGGGCTGCTCACCGCGCACCTGATCCTGGTCTTCTACCACAAGCACACCCAGTTCGCGGGCGCCGGCCGGACGCAGAAGAACGTCGTCGGCATGCCGCTGATGCCGATCTACATGGCCAAGGCGGGCGGGTTCTTCTTCCTGGTCTTCGGGATCGTGGCGGCGATGTCCGCGATCGCCACCGTCAACCCGATCTGGGCCTACGGGCCGTACCGGCCGGACCAGGTCTCCACCGACGCCCAGCCCGACTGGTACATGGGCTACTCCGAGGGCCTGGTGCGGGTCATGCCCGGCTGGGAGATCTCGGTCTGGGGCGGCCACACCCTCAACCTCGGGGTGTTCGTCCCGCTCATGGTCTTCCCGCTGGTCCTGATCGCCATCTGGACGTACCCGTTCTTCGAGGCGTGGATCACCGGCGACAAGCGCGAGCACCACATCGCCGACCGGCCGCGCAACGCCCCGGTGCGCACCGCCTTCGGCGCGGCGTGGATCTCGGAGTACCTGGTCCTGCTGATCGGCGGCGGCAACGACCTGGTCGCCACCCACTTCCACCTGTCGCTCAACTCGATCACCTACGCCGTCCGGGTCGGCTTCTTCGTCGTCCCGGTGATCGTCTTCTTCGTGGCCAAGCGCTGGTGCCTCGGCCTTCAGCGCCGGGACAAGGAGAAGGTCCTGCACGGCCGGGAGAGCGGCGTCATCAAGCGGCTCCCGCACGGCGAGTTCATCGAGGTGCACGCCCCGCTGCCGCAGGCCCAGATGCACCGGCTCACCGCGCACGACCAGCCCGCTCCCGCACCGGCGCCGGAGCCGACCGGCCCCAAGGGGAAGCCGAACCGGCTCGCCTGGGTCAGGCACCGCCTGTCCGTGGGCTACTTCGGCTCGGACGGGCAGATCGCCAAACCCACCGAGGAGGAGGCCCGCAAGATCGGCAGCGGCCACCACTAG